The following are from one region of the Ruficoccus sp. ZRK36 genome:
- a CDS encoding sulfatase, with the protein MAMVPAFGVRASEAPKPPARPPNIVYVFADQMRACARGGADGADPVLTPRLDQFAREGLELTQAASTYPLCSPHRAMLLSGCYPHINTVTGNINSAPNRKFELPDTMTCVTDVLAGSGYSVGYIGKWHLTRPYEPYLEAFRKKDGVVWNEFTPPSGRHGISEWYAYNTYDKHLRPMYWSNDASRDDYHFVDQWGPDHETDKAVEYLRTHQASDQPFALFVSYNPPHPPFGQVPENWVDLYRDASATELLRRGNVPEGGRLPLRQAQGYFGMVSGVDAAFGRLLDEIDALGLREDTLVVFTSDHGEMMGSHDLMSKLVWYDESYRVPFIARWPGRLKAGAQDSLLIDTPDIPATLVGMAGLEGRIPAHWQGRNHAPVLLGQSDAPRPEAQLYCLNSHGLRGVRTDRYTYVAPGRARTKIGGQVMDAPLLFDNQEDPWQLHNVAADQPAVVDELTGVTLDACRRIRDPWTPFVRG; encoded by the coding sequence ATGGCGATGGTTCCCGCCTTTGGTGTCCGTGCCAGCGAAGCCCCCAAGCCACCGGCCCGTCCGCCGAACATTGTGTATGTTTTTGCCGACCAGATGCGTGCCTGTGCGCGGGGCGGAGCAGACGGGGCTGACCCGGTTTTGACGCCGCGGCTGGATCAGTTCGCACGGGAAGGGCTAGAGCTGACGCAGGCGGCCTCGACCTACCCGCTGTGTAGCCCGCACCGGGCGATGTTACTCTCCGGCTGCTATCCGCACATCAACACAGTCACCGGTAATATCAACTCGGCGCCGAACCGAAAGTTTGAGCTGCCGGATACGATGACTTGCGTGACGGATGTGCTGGCGGGCTCCGGCTACTCGGTCGGCTACATCGGTAAATGGCACCTGACCCGCCCGTACGAGCCTTACCTGGAAGCTTTTCGCAAGAAGGATGGGGTGGTCTGGAACGAGTTTACACCGCCATCCGGACGGCACGGGATCAGTGAATGGTACGCCTATAATACCTACGACAAGCATCTGCGCCCGATGTACTGGAGTAATGACGCCAGCCGGGATGACTACCACTTCGTCGACCAATGGGGGCCCGACCACGAAACGGACAAAGCCGTCGAGTACCTGCGCACGCATCAGGCTTCGGATCAACCGTTCGCGCTTTTTGTCTCTTATAATCCTCCCCATCCACCCTTCGGACAGGTTCCGGAGAACTGGGTGGACCTTTACCGTGATGCAAGCGCAACAGAGCTGCTCAGGCGCGGTAATGTGCCTGAGGGTGGGCGGCTTCCTCTGCGGCAGGCCCAGGGGTATTTTGGCATGGTCAGCGGTGTCGATGCGGCCTTTGGGCGACTGCTTGACGAGATCGATGCGCTTGGCTTGCGTGAGGACACGCTGGTGGTCTTTACCTCTGACCACGGCGAGATGATGGGCAGCCATGATTTGATGAGTAAACTCGTCTGGTACGATGAGTCCTACCGGGTTCCTTTTATCGCCCGCTGGCCGGGTCGCCTGAAAGCCGGAGCCCAGGATAGCCTGCTCATTGATACGCCGGACATCCCCGCAACACTGGTCGGGATGGCTGGGCTGGAGGGCCGCATCCCGGCGCACTGGCAGGGCCGCAACCACGCTCCGGTGCTGCTCGGGCAGTCAGATGCACCGCGTCCGGAAGCGCAGCTCTATTGCCTGAACAGCCACGGCCTTCGAGGGGTACGCACCGATCGCTATACCTATGTCGCACCGGGGCGTGCGCGGACCAAGATCGGGGGGCAGGTGATGGATGCGCCCCTGCTTTTCGATAACCAGGAAGACCCCTGGCAGCTTCACAATGTGGCCGCTGACCAGCCCGCTGTCGTCGATGAGCTGACGGGTGTAACCCTCGATGCGTGCCGTAGGATTCGCGACCCGTGGACGCCGTTCGTTCGAGGCTGA
- a CDS encoding FkbM family methyltransferase — protein sequence MSRLTESKFRNKIRENVARQVWKILMYLEHGQEAVIARNGESIFLRAWMERQHEQGNTPITVLDCGANRGDYTKALLKLADEFQGLDLNLYLFEPQQDLRETIRSNIPSLAEDHIVGAGVSSSKGTATLNRPATGSTHASLYQRSDNFTDHVEVPLVRLDDFLSERSIPHVDLLKLDVEGHEMEALKGLGEYCHPDKTSVIQFEYGATTLDANSNLKSLFDYLNGRGYEIAKIVKRGLSPRRYRPWLETFQFCNFVACHPDLLK from the coding sequence ATGAGTCGATTAACCGAAAGTAAATTTCGCAACAAGATCCGTGAAAATGTTGCACGGCAGGTGTGGAAAATCCTCATGTATCTGGAGCATGGGCAGGAGGCAGTCATTGCGCGTAACGGTGAATCCATCTTTCTGCGCGCCTGGATGGAGCGGCAGCACGAGCAGGGTAATACGCCCATAACGGTGCTCGATTGCGGGGCCAACCGCGGCGACTACACAAAGGCCTTACTAAAGCTCGCCGATGAGTTCCAGGGCCTCGACCTGAACTTATACTTATTTGAACCTCAGCAGGACCTGCGTGAGACCATTCGCTCGAATATCCCGAGCCTGGCGGAGGATCATATTGTCGGTGCCGGGGTTTCTTCCAGTAAAGGTACTGCCACACTGAATCGCCCTGCCACTGGCAGCACGCACGCCTCGCTTTATCAGCGTAGCGACAACTTTACCGATCACGTCGAGGTTCCGCTTGTGCGTCTGGATGACTTTCTGTCCGAACGAAGCATCCCCCACGTTGACCTGCTAAAGCTCGATGTGGAAGGCCATGAGATGGAGGCCTTAAAAGGGCTTGGCGAGTACTGCCATCCTGACAAGACGAGCGTGATTCAGTTTGAGTATGGAGCTACCACACTGGATGCGAACTCCAACCTGAAATCCCTCTTCGACTATCTTAATGGTCGCGGCTACGAGATCGCCAAAATCGTCAAGCGCGGCCTCTCTCCACGTCGCTACAGACCGTGGCTGGAGACGTTTCAGTTCTGTAATTTTGTTGCCTGCCATCCCGACTTACTGAAATAA
- a CDS encoding sodium:solute symporter: protein MQTLDWVMIALYFLLLFGVAWWVIRKGNETPDDYFLAGRNLGWFIIGASIFASNIGSEHIVGLAGSGATDGVAMAHYELHAWCLLILGWVLAPFYMRSRVFTMPEFLERRFSPHARTILSLISLFAYVLTKIAVGIFAGGVVFGTLLPELSVGPLNSFWIGSILVLLLTGVYTILGGLRAVAYTEALQTFILVFGSFLVTFFGLRALGDGSILAGWTQLREIVGSDMLNLWKPIVSDGVAGTWAPIRELNAQGDVVKEAWYFNTNYPWLSMLFCAPIIGLWYWCTDQYIVQRMLGAPNETEARRGTIFASALKLLPVFLFIIPGIICFALAKGGYVGELTSALIDPDTGEIVRENAQASFPLMVQHVLPTGFRGIVVAGLLAALMSSLAGVLNATATLFTMDFYSRIFKGVSQKRLVWIGRVATGVLVVIGLAWIPVIQGAKGLYDYLQGIQSYLAPPIFVVFFFGIFVKRLNGPGCLASLIVGFSLGLFRLAVDTPVALMGHTYTEGTFLWIVNNIFFQYYSIIILIVCIAVFYAVSYLTRAPDYERLSGLTFGTVTDEQRAETRKSWTFADVFWSGFVLVGILAAYLYFRG, encoded by the coding sequence ATGCAAACCTTGGATTGGGTAATGATTGCCCTCTACTTTTTGTTGCTCTTTGGAGTCGCCTGGTGGGTGATTCGCAAAGGTAACGAAACGCCGGACGACTACTTCCTCGCCGGCCGTAACCTCGGATGGTTCATTATTGGAGCCTCCATCTTCGCCTCAAATATCGGATCAGAGCACATCGTCGGTCTTGCCGGCTCAGGTGCCACGGACGGTGTTGCCATGGCCCACTATGAGCTGCACGCGTGGTGCTTGCTCATTCTCGGCTGGGTGCTGGCGCCCTTCTACATGCGCTCGCGGGTGTTTACCATGCCGGAGTTTCTGGAGCGCCGCTTCAGCCCGCACGCCCGCACCATCCTGTCCCTGATCTCCCTTTTTGCCTATGTGCTGACCAAGATTGCGGTCGGCATTTTTGCGGGTGGTGTCGTCTTCGGGACCCTGCTGCCAGAGCTAAGCGTCGGACCGCTGAACAGCTTCTGGATCGGCTCCATCCTCGTACTGCTCCTCACCGGGGTGTATACCATCCTTGGCGGTTTGCGAGCAGTCGCCTACACGGAGGCCCTGCAGACCTTCATTCTGGTCTTCGGCTCATTTCTGGTCACCTTCTTCGGCCTCAGAGCGCTCGGCGATGGCAGCATCCTCGCTGGCTGGACCCAGCTGCGCGAAATCGTCGGCTCAGACATGCTCAACCTCTGGAAACCGATCGTGAGCGATGGCGTGGCCGGGACCTGGGCCCCGATCCGCGAGCTCAACGCACAGGGTGATGTCGTCAAGGAGGCCTGGTACTTCAATACGAACTACCCGTGGCTCTCCATGCTCTTCTGCGCCCCGATCATCGGTCTGTGGTACTGGTGTACGGACCAGTACATCGTCCAGCGCATGCTCGGTGCCCCGAACGAAACCGAAGCGCGCCGCGGCACGATCTTTGCCTCTGCCCTGAAGCTGCTTCCCGTGTTCCTGTTCATCATCCCCGGCATCATCTGTTTTGCCCTCGCCAAGGGCGGCTACGTCGGCGAGCTGACCTCCGCACTGATCGACCCCGACACGGGCGAAATCGTTCGCGAGAACGCGCAGGCGTCCTTCCCGCTCATGGTGCAGCACGTGCTGCCGACCGGCTTCCGCGGGATCGTGGTGGCCGGGCTGCTGGCCGCGCTCATGAGCTCGCTGGCCGGTGTGCTTAATGCCACCGCCACGCTGTTCACGATGGACTTCTACTCCCGTATCTTCAAGGGCGTCAGCCAGAAGCGGCTGGTCTGGATCGGTCGTGTCGCCACGGGCGTGCTGGTCGTCATCGGTCTGGCATGGATCCCTGTGATCCAGGGCGCCAAGGGACTCTACGATTACCTGCAGGGCATCCAGTCTTACCTGGCTCCTCCGATCTTCGTGGTGTTCTTCTTCGGCATCTTCGTCAAGCGCCTCAACGGCCCCGGCTGTCTGGCCTCGCTCATCGTGGGCTTTTCACTCGGCCTCTTCCGCCTAGCTGTAGACACACCCGTCGCCCTGATGGGCCACACCTACACCGAGGGAACTTTCCTCTGGATCGTGAACAATATCTTCTTCCAGTACTACTCCATCATCATCCTGATCGTCTGTATCGCGGTGTTCTACGCTGTCAGCTACCTGACCCGTGCCCCGGACTACGAGCGACTCAGCGGACTGACCTTTGGAACGGTAACGGATGAGCAGCGCGCGGAGACCCGCAAGAGCTGGACATTTGCCGACGTCTTCTGGTCCGGCTTTGTCCTGGTCGGTATCCTCGCAGCCTACCTGTACTTCAGAGGCTGA
- a CDS encoding PEP-CTERM sorting domain-containing protein (PEP-CTERM proteins occur, often in large numbers, in the proteomes of bacteria that also encode an exosortase, a predicted intramembrane cysteine proteinase. The presence of a PEP-CTERM domain at a protein's C-terminus predicts cleavage within the sorting domain, followed by covalent anchoring to some some component of the (usually Gram-negative) cell surface. Many PEP-CTERM proteins exhibit an unusual sequence composition that includes large numbers of potential glycosylation sites. Expression of one such protein has been shown restore the ability of a bacterium to form floc, a type of biofilm.): protein MKNLPRFTSFSTSAFQAPRRGLACLATAALGLIGLSASANAQTLYWNGGFAGDQAWSTSTDVTAWSTTPTGSPETYWVNGSDAVFTTTEPEIIIWTATANNVTVQDGAIFTVVGTGGRSLTITGGGSGDFTIQDNDNSDGVLRLTLNGSSAWDGTITAKEFGVSTDSGLIVDSAGATGIETKIALDGGAFMLGTGVRNSTVTIGELSGTGSVKMRGTYSSTGGVRMLKVDQSTNTTFSGTIGASKTQVSNVLAFTKAGTGTLTVSSASGLSTDSWGAYTGVTNIEGGALYYVGSSDTTYSLISGQGAYTLYSGATLGLDGTINFGSSVSGVVTVQDGGILDPGRQNGSGTMTLAGGDGTSLGLVFEGTANVLFNLGTEQDQIVLENDAMVGSASGGNGSVTFTFYNTGDVQVGQTYNIISFGGTTQGIDLSVFALSEDSILAGWAGTFGYGGDGNLLQFTVTSVVPEPATTALIAGLMVLGVVVIRRRRRS, encoded by the coding sequence ATGAAAAATCTGCCCCGATTCACCTCATTCTCGACCTCCGCGTTTCAAGCGCCACGCAGAGGGCTTGCCTGCCTGGCAACAGCTGCACTGGGACTCATTGGGCTCAGTGCCTCAGCCAATGCTCAGACTCTTTACTGGAACGGCGGATTTGCCGGTGACCAGGCCTGGTCCACTTCCACCGATGTGACCGCCTGGTCCACGACACCCACAGGCTCGCCGGAGACCTACTGGGTGAACGGCAGCGACGCTGTGTTTACGACCACTGAGCCGGAGATCATTATCTGGACGGCTACCGCGAATAACGTGACGGTCCAGGATGGTGCCATCTTTACGGTAGTGGGAACCGGCGGCCGCTCGCTGACCATCACGGGGGGTGGCAGTGGTGACTTTACCATCCAGGATAACGATAATAGCGATGGTGTGCTGCGCTTGACGCTAAATGGCAGCTCGGCCTGGGATGGCACGATCACGGCTAAAGAATTTGGTGTTAGTACTGACAGTGGTCTTATTGTCGATTCGGCTGGGGCCACGGGTATCGAGACTAAAATCGCACTGGATGGCGGCGCGTTTATGCTTGGTACGGGTGTTCGCAACAGTACGGTTACTATCGGTGAGCTGTCCGGTACAGGATCGGTGAAGATGCGTGGCACCTATAGCAGCACCGGTGGGGTTCGTATGCTTAAGGTTGATCAGAGTACAAACACCACTTTTAGCGGCACCATTGGAGCGAGTAAAACACAGGTGAGCAATGTTCTCGCCTTTACCAAGGCCGGAACAGGTACGCTGACCGTTTCCAGTGCCAGCGGCTTATCCACGGACTCCTGGGGCGCTTATACGGGCGTCACCAACATCGAGGGCGGCGCGCTTTACTACGTTGGATCCTCAGACACCACGTACTCGCTGATTAGCGGACAGGGTGCCTACACGCTCTACAGTGGGGCAACTCTCGGACTGGATGGCACGATTAACTTCGGGTCCAGTGTTAGCGGGGTTGTGACGGTGCAGGATGGCGGCATTCTGGATCCGGGCCGGCAGAATGGCTCCGGTACCATGACACTGGCCGGTGGTGACGGGACGAGCCTCGGGCTGGTCTTTGAAGGCACGGCTAATGTGCTGTTCAACCTCGGCACCGAGCAGGATCAGATCGTCCTTGAGAACGACGCGATGGTGGGCTCGGCCAGTGGCGGGAATGGCAGCGTGACCTTCACCTTCTACAACACCGGCGATGTGCAGGTCGGGCAGACCTACAATATCATCAGCTTTGGCGGTACGACTCAGGGGATCGACCTGAGTGTCTTCGCTCTGTCCGAGGATAGCATCCTGGCCGGATGGGCTGGTACGTTTGGCTATGGTGGCGACGGCAACCTGCTGCAGTTCACCGTTACGTCCGTCGTTCCTGAGCCCGCTACGACGGCATTGATCGCTGGTCTGATGGTCCTCGGAGTGGTCGTTATCCGCCGCCGCCGCCGCTCGTAA
- a CDS encoding Gfo/Idh/MocA family oxidoreductase: MNAINSSAGVNPENKPIQIGIIGCGWILRGIYHQILEQLSELVEVVALCDLSEDAVTEAGRLFPQARCYTSMEQMLDTETLGAAMVLTSECANTKVASAVLAAHVPVFLEKPPARNLEELEQLIEAAERSQAPLYAAYNRHHCPLMRGVKLPKNLRRVQGRMERQGREFSGFPFTALHLLDSLHYYTRSEASEVHAAVVEKPSLGWRLDYQLDNGCPVEMTLLPASGNHCETLLLEGESESLEIHFPNPESGDAEGKLIVRDSTGGVQTLSGPVAEPVVQMGYEPALRGFVEHLASGEGDVPEAYRIEKVVPGIRLMQAMMNAGKAFEQTRASVTV; this comes from the coding sequence ATGAACGCCATCAATAGCTCCGCAGGAGTAAATCCAGAGAACAAGCCCATCCAGATCGGTATCATCGGATGTGGTTGGATTTTACGCGGCATCTACCATCAGATTCTTGAGCAGCTAAGCGAGCTAGTCGAAGTGGTAGCGCTGTGTGACCTTTCCGAAGACGCCGTCACCGAGGCCGGTCGACTTTTCCCGCAGGCACGGTGTTATACCTCGATGGAGCAGATGCTCGACACTGAGACACTTGGCGCAGCCATGGTGCTGACCTCGGAATGTGCAAATACGAAGGTCGCCAGTGCTGTGCTCGCGGCCCATGTGCCCGTCTTTCTTGAAAAGCCGCCCGCGCGAAATCTCGAAGAGCTGGAGCAGTTGATTGAGGCGGCCGAGCGCTCACAAGCTCCGCTCTATGCCGCGTACAATCGGCATCATTGCCCGCTAATGCGAGGTGTGAAGCTTCCGAAGAATCTTCGCCGCGTGCAGGGGCGCATGGAGCGTCAAGGGCGTGAGTTTTCGGGCTTCCCGTTCACCGCTCTACATTTGCTGGACTCTCTGCATTACTATACCCGCAGTGAAGCGAGTGAGGTGCATGCGGCAGTCGTAGAGAAACCCTCTCTGGGCTGGCGTCTCGACTACCAGCTGGACAATGGCTGCCCGGTCGAAATGACATTGCTGCCCGCCAGTGGGAATCACTGTGAAACCCTTCTGCTGGAAGGCGAGTCCGAGAGCCTGGAAATTCATTTCCCAAATCCCGAGAGCGGCGACGCCGAAGGAAAGCTCATCGTACGCGACTCCACGGGTGGGGTGCAAACGCTGTCCGGGCCTGTCGCTGAGCCCGTGGTACAGATGGGCTATGAGCCCGCTTTACGCGGCTTCGTCGAGCATCTGGCCAGTGGCGAGGGCGACGTGCCTGAGGCCTACCGCATCGAAAAAGTGGTCCCGGGCATTCGCCTGATGCAGGCGATGATGAATGCTGGCAAAGCCTTCGAGCAGACACGAGCCAGCGTGACCGTCTGA
- the uxuA gene encoding mannonate dehydratase gives MKMTMRWFGGDDPVKLERIRQVFGVSGIVSALHDTPVGEVWPYEDLMELKEQINAEGLQFEVVESIPVHEDIKLGLDTRDKYIANYCASIENLGRAGIRTLCYNFMPVFDWTRTNLSHPYADGSHALSFNYEELQKISSGNDLVDALPGWAEVYTPDRFRYLMEAFQGIGQDAMWDNLEYFLKKVIPVAEAAGVKMCIHPDDPPWSILGLPRIIVDEDALLRLVNIIDSPSNGVTLCTGSLGASLSNDLPQMVRKLHRRIHFVHMRNVAVVGPKSFHEAPHLSSMGSVDMFAVMRSLVKCGYSGPIRPDHGRMIWGEIGRPGYGLFDRALGAAYLQGLYEAANKTVSYS, from the coding sequence ATGAAAATGACCATGCGTTGGTTCGGGGGGGACGACCCGGTGAAGCTGGAGCGCATCCGGCAGGTATTCGGTGTCAGCGGCATCGTAAGCGCGCTGCACGACACGCCGGTAGGCGAAGTGTGGCCCTACGAGGACCTGATGGAGCTCAAGGAGCAGATTAACGCCGAGGGCTTGCAGTTCGAGGTCGTCGAGAGCATCCCGGTCCACGAGGACATCAAGCTCGGGCTCGACACACGCGACAAGTACATCGCGAACTACTGCGCCAGCATCGAGAACCTCGGTCGCGCCGGTATCCGCACCCTCTGCTATAACTTCATGCCCGTCTTTGACTGGACGCGCACCAACCTCAGCCACCCCTACGCGGACGGCTCACACGCCCTCAGCTTTAACTACGAGGAGCTGCAAAAGATATCCAGCGGCAATGACCTGGTGGACGCCCTCCCCGGCTGGGCCGAAGTGTACACACCGGATCGTTTCCGCTACCTGATGGAGGCCTTTCAGGGCATCGGTCAGGACGCCATGTGGGACAACCTGGAGTACTTCCTCAAGAAGGTCATCCCCGTCGCAGAAGCCGCCGGCGTCAAGATGTGTATCCACCCGGACGATCCGCCGTGGTCCATCCTCGGCCTCCCGCGCATCATCGTGGACGAAGACGCCCTCCTGCGCCTGGTCAACATCATCGACAGCCCCTCGAACGGCGTCACGCTGTGCACGGGCTCCCTCGGTGCCTCGCTCAGTAACGACCTGCCGCAGATGGTCCGCAAGCTTCACCGCCGCATCCACTTCGTGCACATGCGCAACGTCGCTGTGGTCGGCCCCAAGAGCTTCCACGAGGCCCCGCACCTCTCCTCGATGGGCAGCGTGGACATGTTTGCCGTGATGCGCAGCCTCGTGAAGTGTGGCTACTCCGGCCCGATCCGCCCCGACCACGGGCGCATGATCTGGGGCGAAATCGGCCGCCCCGGCTACGGTCTCTTTGACCGCGCACTTGGCGCTGCCTACCTGCAGGGGCTTTACGAAGCAGCCAACAAGACCGTCAGCTACAGCTAG
- a CDS encoding FAD-dependent oxidoreductase, producing the protein MKMDNRPTPTPPDTFVSEPTRKLPVDATYDVAVAGAGIAGVAAALAAVRQGLSVVLIEKQFGLGGLATLGHVIKYLPLCDGYGKQVMGGIAEELLHHSVAELTKPMPSAAFVPLDDCWKNEDNLPKRLRKRLMTSFNPYAFQMQMEQVLGEAGVTLMYDTRVCQVLKSGKALTHLIVENKSGRLALKADAFVDASGDADLAWLADCAVERFTHNVLACWHYEIKNGKLCLAMFSNPYDPEHRDGGKATGPFFSGTDHRDVTEQVLASHRLLLERLRQKQEKAPESTIYPFALPSIPDFRVTRCLRNAFTIRESHRHQWLEDCVGITGDWRKRGPIYPIPLRALLADSCTNLFVAGRCISSDQSVVDVTRAIGTCAVSGQASGTAAAMMVKDRLTDAHELPVDKLQQRLRNDGALIHPDLLKAHPRAKAK; encoded by the coding sequence ATGAAAATGGACAACCGCCCCACTCCAACGCCCCCCGACACCTTTGTCTCTGAGCCCACACGAAAGCTCCCCGTCGATGCCACCTATGACGTGGCCGTCGCGGGCGCTGGCATAGCCGGTGTTGCCGCCGCCCTGGCCGCAGTACGCCAGGGCTTGAGCGTTGTCCTGATCGAGAAGCAGTTCGGTCTCGGCGGCCTTGCCACGCTGGGCCACGTCATCAAATACCTTCCCCTGTGTGATGGCTATGGTAAGCAGGTCATGGGCGGAATCGCCGAAGAGCTTCTCCATCACTCCGTGGCCGAGCTAACCAAGCCGATGCCCTCCGCCGCATTCGTCCCACTGGATGACTGCTGGAAAAACGAGGACAACCTGCCGAAACGCCTGCGCAAGCGGCTGATGACGAGCTTCAATCCGTACGCCTTCCAGATGCAGATGGAGCAGGTGCTGGGCGAGGCAGGCGTCACCCTGATGTACGACACGCGCGTATGCCAGGTCCTCAAATCGGGCAAGGCCCTGACGCATCTCATCGTCGAGAACAAGAGCGGGCGACTGGCTCTGAAAGCGGACGCCTTTGTCGATGCCAGCGGGGATGCCGACCTCGCATGGCTAGCGGATTGCGCGGTCGAGCGCTTCACCCACAACGTGCTGGCATGCTGGCACTATGAAATCAAAAACGGCAAGCTCTGCCTGGCTATGTTTAGTAACCCCTACGACCCCGAGCACCGCGACGGCGGTAAAGCCACGGGGCCGTTTTTCTCGGGTACGGACCACCGGGACGTCACCGAGCAAGTGCTCGCCTCCCACCGACTACTGCTTGAGCGTCTGCGTCAGAAACAGGAGAAAGCCCCCGAGAGCACGATCTATCCCTTTGCCCTGCCCTCTATCCCGGACTTTCGCGTCACCCGCTGCCTGCGCAATGCGTTTACGATCCGCGAGAGCCACCGCCACCAATGGCTGGAGGACTGTGTGGGCATCACCGGTGACTGGCGCAAGCGTGGGCCGATCTACCCGATCCCGCTGCGAGCCCTACTGGCCGATAGCTGTACAAACCTTTTCGTCGCGGGCCGCTGCATATCCTCAGACCAGAGCGTGGTCGATGTCACACGCGCCATCGGCACCTGTGCGGTGTCCGGTCAGGCCAGCGGTACAGCGGCCGCGATGATGGTCAAAGATCGCCTGACCGACGCGCACGAACTCCCTGTCGACAAGCTCCAGCAAAGGCTTCGCAACGATGGCGCACTGATCCACCCTGACCTGCTCAAGGCACACCCCAGAGCCAAGGCGAAATAG
- a CDS encoding helix-turn-helix domain-containing protein has protein sequence MQSLQRGLALFEAIAKRREGMTLKELAAVIGCSAPATFHLVGTLVEAGYVQRLDSPARYIVGSKWRQLTESKQQDHFYQVVYEAMRELSKALPHTSVHFSEYIGDSVIVRADAPEDAPGLVREGLNHILPPYASAGSFAHLAFWPEEIRSTYQSRYQFEVYGLNFWGSYDAYASAIQSLRDEGVYFMPNIPDGQLKLALPVFRPGGGIAAALTLHAKASDTQACAHLQQTLKDEALRMGRMITDNLSQ, from the coding sequence GTGCAATCTCTACAACGTGGGTTAGCCCTGTTTGAAGCCATCGCAAAACGACGCGAGGGCATGACGCTCAAGGAGCTTGCGGCTGTCATCGGCTGTTCGGCACCGGCGACGTTTCACCTCGTTGGCACACTGGTCGAAGCCGGGTATGTCCAGCGCCTCGATAGCCCTGCCCGCTACATCGTGGGCTCCAAATGGCGGCAGCTCACCGAGTCGAAGCAGCAAGACCACTTCTACCAAGTCGTCTACGAGGCGATGAGGGAGCTCTCCAAGGCATTACCCCACACATCGGTACACTTCTCCGAATACATCGGCGACTCCGTCATCGTCCGTGCCGACGCACCCGAGGATGCGCCGGGGCTCGTCAGAGAAGGCTTGAACCACATCCTCCCGCCCTATGCATCGGCGGGGTCTTTTGCGCACCTCGCGTTTTGGCCGGAGGAGATTCGCTCGACCTACCAGAGCCGCTACCAGTTCGAGGTCTATGGCCTGAATTTCTGGGGTAGCTATGATGCCTACGCCTCAGCCATTCAGTCGCTCAGAGACGAGGGCGTTTACTTCATGCCCAACATCCCCGACGGACAGCTCAAGCTCGCCCTCCCCGTCTTTCGCCCCGGAGGTGGTATCGCCGCTGCACTAACCCTCCATGCGAAGGCCTCTGACACGCAAGCCTGTGCCCACCTCCAGCAAACGCTAAAAGATGAAGCCCTCCGCATGGGCCGGATGATCACCGACAATTTATCTCAATGA
- a CDS encoding DUF6250 domain-containing protein, whose translation MWADSSVRTTDDAYTVDGRTYAVEWLLDETFEGSGWKDRWTVESQGPSVKAEEGWLRIRKGDMDKAQAGVTVWYDKDLPADIIVVVDAAAAPGDHACNLNFFLHATEADGAPLNYTRSGAYTEYHQIPNYLFTYTGGFMKGWSRARRNPGFTLVNADEEIRVEPGTQYEIVIVCQQGEISFYIDGELIHHYTDADPLPGGRFGLRTWFSDVDYDRIRLGRIDASHTQATD comes from the coding sequence ATGTGGGCAGACTCATCTGTGCGAACGACGGATGACGCCTACACCGTGGATGGGAGGACGTATGCAGTGGAGTGGCTCCTGGATGAAACCTTTGAGGGCTCTGGCTGGAAAGACCGCTGGACGGTCGAGAGCCAGGGACCCTCAGTCAAGGCAGAGGAGGGGTGGCTGCGTATCCGTAAAGGCGACATGGATAAGGCGCAGGCAGGTGTCACCGTCTGGTATGACAAAGACCTTCCCGCTGACATCATCGTCGTCGTCGATGCGGCGGCAGCTCCCGGCGACCATGCCTGCAACCTGAACTTCTTTTTGCACGCCACGGAAGCTGACGGCGCTCCGCTGAACTATACCCGGTCCGGTGCCTACACGGAGTATCACCAGATCCCGAACTACCTGTTTACCTACACGGGCGGCTTTATGAAGGGCTGGTCGCGCGCCCGGCGCAACCCTGGCTTTACACTGGTTAATGCCGATGAGGAGATTCGCGTCGAGCCCGGCACGCAGTACGAGATCGTCATCGTCTGCCAGCAGGGAGAGATCAGCTTCTACATCGACGGGGAGCTTATTCACCACTACACCGATGCCGATCCGCTGCCCGGAGGTCGCTTCGGGCTGCGCACATGGTTCTCCGATGTAGACTATGATAGAATCCGCCTCGGACGTATTGATGCCTCACACACGCAGGCGACCGATTGA